In one window of Temnothorax longispinosus isolate EJ_2023e chromosome 11, Tlon_JGU_v1, whole genome shotgun sequence DNA:
- the LOC139821455 gene encoding transmembrane protein 192, with translation MEDEECFQPILSSQEEDNFQQLNTVSVASIPLLLGVSLGICGIVFVSIWPEEQSKCDTYFIYLYLHCAYWLIVMAIDHVVKARHHNLRINGYLDFYQSTYQLIRTPLFITSLWNTCYLLLAVILHHTHKVDYERYCRTSEWFTPLNYIFLLTTLELVIIVPAYINYIKKVMRFNRLRPPPDVTRDEWLSPFTQDSYSGMGEIGYHQRGKNLEELLEKQADLIRYLRDHNVKLSHRIMLLASQRRATEP, from the exons ATGGAAGACGAAGAGTGCTTTCAGCCAATCTTGAGCTCTCAGGAGGAAGACAATTTTCAGCAGTTAAACACCGTGTCGGTCGCGTCGATTCCACTTTTGCTTGGA GTCTCTTTAGGGATCTGCGGGATTGTGTTTGTGTCTATTTGGCCGGAAGAGCAGAGCAAATGTGACacgtattttatatacttgtatCTGCACTGTGCCTATTGGCTAATAGTCATGGCGATAGACCACGTTGTCAAGGCGAGGCACCATAACTTGCGTATTAATGGGTACCTAGATTTCTATCAGTCAACATATCAACTTATAAGGACGCCCCTTTTCATCACTTCGTTGTGGAACACATGCTACTTGTTGCTAGCTGTGATTCTACATCACACGCATAAAGTCGACTACGAACGGTATTGCAGGACGTCAGAGTGGTTCACGCCGCTCaactatatttttcttctaactACTTTGGAGCTCGTAATAATCGTACCAgcttacattaattatatca aaaaagttATGAGATTCAATCGATTACGTCCACCGCCCGACGTCACTCGCGACGAATGGCTGTCGCCCTTTACACAGGATTCCTATTCCGGAATGGGAGAAATCGGGTATCATCAAAGGGGGAAGAATTTGGAGGAACTGCTGGAAAAGCAGGCAGACTTGATAAGATATCTGAGGGATCACAATGTAAAGCTAAGTCATAGAATAATGCTATTAGCGTCTCAACGCAGAGCAACAGAGCCATAA
- the LOC139821688 gene encoding uncharacterized protein, with product MCQNAFYNQRTATCNWNKFPVGNRACSARVSPGLHERHVNPRERNNRQACALTRHDCWMADRKNKDGCSINQQSARQKENSPEEFNDSPKTAKQYSLQTSAFCSPLMKNLQPNNNNCTGTASPRNDNGTIKQQSSKESMEACQDVSKIISNAAKISHPAESRPVKLDDDGVAINNGDKRSIDPQPVSCQGNVLPQTAESSVVTDQNGLVAGQGHGNKRKFDDLEDRAIAVERDLETGSQQDRSRMTGKIKPRVNGTPTTFTPDEKATRSRFRNSRIPVEGKPFWKRHVSTPKYASFLRMFRKEETDRLHNNSSSRKNDGEKLQHRRISAESSSNNRANPRIERRTPTPRSTVHTTYNPIMHSSATDPILDSSSLTIQLLRLAVLLYAPTLMPALNSLIAQQNQQTPVSMSSAFEGSNDLLMQIFRLLNEQQSIPNLPLVPIGSERVSSSLSAETNGECSQSLSEEKEENTSSLLEKSDPVSEQGSIFARKSGWKSNNHVQQQDGKNREWRLTSMLTDSDVRLDGNIFTADDFRKFEEFLKVKTKRSEDVRSLSTKRKNEVVMKEYFRNWLHRLLRQLNSTSSNLSVNSEERGCPEGSSRTAGESSLEEVEGQRNRDRSVSDESPDSSRDDGNTVSEREEEDSDDQKSFTSATSTNSSRSQFKQNDAIVAENEEKLPQNTNLPDQ from the exons ATGTGCCAGAATGCGTTTTACAATCAG CGCACGGCGACGTGTAATTGGAATAAATTTCCCGTCGGAAATCGAGCCTGTTCCGCGAGGGTTTCTCCGGGATTACACGAGAGACATGTCAATCCGCGGGAAAGAAATAATCGTCAGGCTTGCGCATTAACCCGGCACGATTGTTGGATGGCTGATAGAAAGAACAAGGATGGTTGTTCGATAAATCAGCAATCAGCGAGACAGAAAGAAAATTCGCCCGAG gagTTTAACGACTCACCGAAAACTGCCAAGCAATACTCCCTGCAAACTTCCGCCTTCTGCAGTCCGCTAATGAAGAACCTGCAACCAAACAACAAC AACTGCACCGGAACTGCGTCGCCTCGAAACGACAACGGAACGATAAAGCAACAGAGCTCGAAAGAGTCGATGGAAGCGTGCCAGGATGTCAGTAAAATCATCAGCAACGCGGCGAAGATTTCCCATCCGGCGGAATCGAGGCCCGTCAAgctcgacgacgacggcgtcGCGATAAATAACGGCGATAAACGATCGATCGATCCGCAACCGGTCAGCTGTCAGGGAAATGTCCTGCCGCAGACCGCCGAGTCAAGCGTCGTGACTGATCAAAACGGACTCGTAGCGGGACAAGGACACGGCAACAAACGTAAATTTGACGATCTGGAAGATCGAGCAATAGCGGTCGAACGCGATCTAGAAACCGGCAGCCAACAAGATCGGTCGAGAATGACTGGAAAGATCAAGCCGCGTGTCAATGGTACGCCAACAACGTTCACCCCAGACGAGAAGGCTACCAGGAGCAGGTTCAGAAATAGCAGGATACCGGTGGAAGGAAAGCCGTTCTGGAAAAGGCACGTGTCCACGCCGAAGTACGCGAGTTTTCTGAGAATGTTTCGCAAGGAGGAGACAGATCGACTTCACAATAATTCCTCGTCTCGAAAGAACGACGGGGAAAAATTGCAACATCGAAGGATTTCTGCAGAGAG TTCCAGCAATAATCGAGCAAATCCGCGAATCGAAAGAAGAACGCCGACCCCGAGGAGCACGGTACACACGACGTACAATCCTATAATGCACTCATCGGCCACTGATCCTATTTTAGATTCCAGCAGTCTCACAATACAGCTCCTAAG gCTGGCCGTTCTATTATACGCGCCCACGTTGATGCCGGCGTTGAATTCATTAATCGCGCAACAGAATCAGCAAACGCCAGTGTCAATGTCTTCTGCTTTCGAAGGTTCCAACGATCTGCTGATGCAAATTTTTCGTCTGCTCAACGAGCAACAATCCATTCCCAATTTGCCATTAGTACCGATCGGATCTGAGAGAGTTTCCTCGTCTTTATCCGCGGAGACAAATGGCGAATGTTCACAGTCACTTTccgaggagaaggaggagaataCCTCATCCCTTTTGGAAAAATCTGACCCTGTTTCGGAACAAGGATCTATTTTTGCCAGGAAAAGTGGTTGGAAATCGAATAATCACGTACAACAGCAAGATGGAAAGAACAGAGAGTGGCGACTGACGTCGATGTTGACCGATTCTGATGTGAGATTGGACGGGAACATCTTCACGGCGGACGACTTCCGGAAATTCGAGGAATTCTTAAAGGTCAAGACAAAGCGTTCGGAAGATGTTCGGTCTCTGTCCACGAAACGCAAAAACGAGGTCGTCATGAAGGAGTACTTCCGAAACTGGTTGCATCGGTTACTACGACAACTAAACTCGACGAGTAGTAATCTGTCTGTGAATAGCGAGGAGAGAGGGTGTCCCGAAGGATCTTCAAGGACTGCAGGCGAATCTTCCTTAGAAGAGGTAGAAGGACAGCGAAATAGAGACCGTTCGGTATCTGACGAATCGCCGGATTCCTCGAGAGACGACGGCAATACCGTTTCGGAGCGCGAGGAAGAGGATTCCGACGATCAGAAATCGTTTACTTCTGCTACGAGCACGAATTCCTCGAGATCGCAGTTCAAGCAAAACGACGCGATTGTCGcggaaaacgaagaaaaattgcCGCAAAATACAAATTTGCCGGATCAATAa